Within Candidatus Dojkabacteria bacterium, the genomic segment AAGTCGAGATGTATGTGATTGGCGAAGATCTTTACCTAGTCGACGCAGGCAAGGTTTCAACATTGGATCGTTCGATCTTGGGTGAAGATGAGGCCACAATTTTCGATTTCGAGACTACATGGCAAGAGATTACAGCAGAAACAATGTATGAATTTTTGGGCGAGGAGAAAGTCAATGGAATTGATGCATATAAATATAGGGTTCCGATTGATGCAACTGCTCTCGAATCAATGTTTGAGCAGCTTAATAGCAGCTTATCCTCATTTACAAAAGAAGATATCAGCTTTGATGATGTATCAATCGATGAGATTAATTACTTTGTGTGGGTCTCTAAAGATGATGCAGAACCTCTAAGAGAGGATGTCGAGTTAAAAGGCTTCTCAGTCTCAATTCCAGGTATTGCAAAGTTTGAATACGAAGAGGTAGATGCGGTTACGTTATACAATAGCGTTAACAAGCCTGTTAAGATTGAAGCTCCAGAGTAGTATAGGTAGTATTTGCACGTGAATATAGGAGGAGGTTAAACGCCTCCTCTTTTGATGATGGCTCGATTAACTCAATAGCTTCGACCTTCTGGCTATTGTAGGTAATCGCTGTGTTGAATTTAAATACGCCGACCCTACGTCCGTTCACTATGACCTCTCTTATGAGAGTAGTGTCTTTTAGAAGTTCTGGCTTTAGCTCGTCATACTCGAGACTTGAAGCTGTCTGATACGCGATATGGTCAATCTCCATATCAGAGACATCAATCCCCATATCTCTTAAGCCTGAAAATACCTTGTCTAGGAAACTTTGATACCCTGAGTAGATCATCGTGGTGGCAGTTAAAAATTACTATGCAACAGCCCCGCCTAAGCTAGGCGAGGCTGTCACAATTAGAAAGCTATTTCTTGCCCTTCTTAACTTCTCGCTTCAATTTGATAGAAGCAACGATTGAGAAGATACCTGCGAACAGTGCGGTCAAACCGATTACCCACATATATGCCACGCTTGTGACCAATGGGTGAACGACCAAGAGTGTACCGAAGAGTATATTTACAACACCAGCCAGAAGCAGTAGGAATCTGTTATCAACTTCTTTCTTGAATCTGAAGAAGTTAATGAAATCAACAATACCTGAAGCAATTGTCATAGCACCGAAGATTGTTACAACTGTGATGAATGTTACTTTAGTATAGTTAAATACGAGCACACCACCTATAACTGCAAGCAATCCAAGCAGTACCATTAGGTACCAATGCTTATCTTTGCCGATACTGAAGAAACCCATAACGATACCAACGATACCGTCGATGAGTAGGAATAGTCCCATAAGGAGGACTATAGTGGCTAGGGAAATCCCTGGCCATGCGACTACGATCATACCGAAGATGACCGCGAGGAGGCCTCTAAAGAAAAGAAGACCTGGGGTTACTTTACCTTCCTGCATAGTGAGTTAATGATATATTTATTTTATCTGGCCTCGCGAATGCGAGTACCTATAATAAATATATCATGGTTTGGTGGGGTTTGTCGATTATTTGGCCTTTAGTAACCAATCTCGGCTAGCTCTTCTGTGATTGCTTTGCGGCTTAGGTCTGGGTTAAGGCTGTGGATCAGATCATCGGTTAGCTCTGCATGATCGTAAATAGCCCGGATTGTGTCTAGGTTGAGATTTTTTTCATAATATCCGTCGGCCCACTGCTTGTATGCTTCGGGTCTCCCGTCGAGTATCTTCAAGATTCTCTCATCGACACCTCCCTGCGAATGCCACTCTGTTTCACTCTCTTTCTTCCAGAGGAAGAAAGTCGCGTTATTTATCTCAAAAGCCGGCTCGGTGAAGAAAGTTGGAAAGAGTGAGTTACCATCTTGTGGTATCTCGACGGTTGTTGGGTTCTCGTGGAGGAAGAATTTGCCTACCACCCCTGTATTAGTAAACAGTATATAGAATTCGTCTCCTGAACCGTTACGCATCGAGAACATTTCTTCGCCCTCTGCCCATTTTGAATTGTAGGAGTAGTAGCGTGACTCCCAGTTTGGAGAAATGATTGCTTCGAGTGTGGCGATTGATTTGGCGGTTTGTTTGAGGTTTGTGGCGATATTCATAAACGATTATACTATAAACAATATATAAGATTAGTCCGACTACTTATGTCGCCAGAGCTGCAAGAAGCATTCTCTAAATTGGGCATCTCTAAAATACAGGCAGTTGGAGATAAAGTCATGATTCGAGGCAAAGAACACGAGATCAAGGTGCCACTTGCTGAGATCTTGGGAGGGCTAAAATCTATTCAAAAACAGTATTACTATGATTACTTCCTTCTTAAAAGTCCGCAAGACTATTTCCACCTGAGGTTTCAACCAATCTTAGATCTGTCGGAGTATCCATGCACTGAGAAATTTCCTTATGTGGGCTTTGCGTTAAATCAATATGATTCCTATTTTGCAGTTAGACTTGATGATCCAAGTCCTGAAGACCCCAAGACTTATTTCATTGATCATGATGATTTTGACGGGACTGAGCCACGGGATAAAGATGTGAGAATAAGTGAGTTCTTAAACTTGTTGATGGAATTGCCTTAATACCTTAGGAAATTCCTAGAGAAGACTTCTGATTCCTCCACACTAAACAATTTCAAGACCTTAAAGGTTATATCCGTATATTCTGCAGTTATTTCAAGCTTTAACACCACAACCTTCCCGATGTATTTATGGTCAGAATCGGAAAGCTCCATAGGCATCTTAATGGGTGTTATTCTGTATCCAGATTTTCTAATTGTATATACTTTGTCTATCTCCAGTGTCTCACTAAAGTCTTCGGGAAGAGAAAGTAATGCGTTTAAGTTGATAGGTGTTGACATAAGTTTCATAAGTTAAGTTATAAGTGGAGAGGGAGGGATGACGCTCAGTCGTTACACTCCCTCGCTAGACACACAAGAAGAGATGATGCTCGTGTGTTCCGCCCCCTGTCTTGCTTCGCAAGCCATGAGGTTCTCATCCCGCCTCGTAGTATTGTTTTAGTATTCAATATTGAATACTAAAACAATACGGAGAGGGAGGGATTCGAACCCTCGGTGGGCTTTAAAAGGCCCACGCCTCGTTAGCAGTGAGGTACTTTCGACCACTCAGCCACCTCTCCATACCTGCGTGATTATATCATAGGTAGGCAGCAAAATCGGCAAAATAGGCCGAATGTGTGCGAGATTTCATTAAACTAGCCGTTTGGATGAGCAGCTTTATAGGCTTTGTACTCTCGAATGAAGATTGCGTAATCCCCGAGAGAGACCTTGTCGTCATCATTGAGGTCAGATCGTGCATTGCAATCTGTGAAGTTTTTGTTGCGGCACTCTCTATAATCTTGAAGGAATAGGGAATAATCGCTTAATGAAATCTTGCCATCCTGATTAAGGTCGCCAAGTAGGTCGCCTGGGTCCGGCGGTGGTGGATCTGGTTCTCCTTCGCCATCATTTACGGTTACGGTCGAGGATGCTCCTAGAATATCTTGCGCAGTGCCATTGTTATTGCGGACGATGTTAGAGTCGACTGTTGAGCCTGTGCTTGTAAATTCTGTCTTGATCTCATTCTCGCCTTCGGCTAGCACTGTAAAGCGCACTGTCGCAAGCAGCTGGTTAGATGTAATCGGTGGGGCTGTCTCGTTGTTTCGAAACCCTACCCAGCTAACTCTTACCGTGCCGTTGTTGTGGGTAATACCGCTATTGCCTTCGTACGGATATGTACCTGCAATTGCACCATTTGTGACTTGGGTCGCCTGTACTTTGGTTCGATCATACTTAATCACTGCGTCGACGGC encodes:
- a CDS encoding DUF2584 family protein — translated: MSTPINLNALLSLPEDFSETLEIDKVYTIRKSGYRITPIKMPMELSDSDHKYIGKVVVLKLEITAEYTDITFKVLKLFSVEESEVFSRNFLRY
- a CDS encoding VOC family protein, translating into MIYSGYQSFLDKVFSGLRDMGIDVSDMEIDHIAYQTASSLEYDELKPELLKDTTLIREVIVNGRRVGVFKFNTAITYNSQKVEAIELIEPSSKEEAFNLLLYSRANTTYTTLELQS
- a CDS encoding DUF308 domain-containing protein, yielding MQEGKVTPGLLFFRGLLAVIFGMIVVAWPGISLATIVLLMGLFLLIDGIVGIVMGFFSIGKDKHWYLMVLLGLLAVIGGVLVFNYTKVTFITVVTIFGAMTIASGIVDFINFFRFKKEVDNRFLLLLAGVVNILFGTLLVVHPLVTSVAYMWVIGLTALFAGIFSIVASIKLKREVKKGKK
- a CDS encoding cohesin domain-containing protein, producing the protein MNYKNKKRLQSLAIIPVLMVLTGIAVYVVINNDTQDTRSSADNPNGSINLSPALITADNGEQFNVEIRVNPDNANSGSAMAVDAVIKYDRTKVQATQVTNGAIAGTYPYEGNSGITHNNGTVRVSWVGFRNNETAPPITSNQLLATVRFTVLAEGENEIKTEFTSTGSTVDSNIVRNNNGTAQDILGASSTVTVNDGEGEPDPPPPDPGDLLGDLNQDGKISLSDYSLFLQDYRECRNKNFTDCNARSDLNDDDKVSLGDYAIFIREYKAYKAAHPNG